Proteins encoded within one genomic window of Verrucomicrobiota bacterium:
- a CDS encoding helix-turn-helix transcriptional regulator, with protein MSKSIYGPEQESLQFILHEARNEAKLTQAQLADKMGVPQSFVSKYESGERRLDLVELRTVCLAIDLPLIALIRRWEKALK; from the coding sequence TTTATGGTCCAGAGCAGGAGAGTTTGCAGTTCATCTTGCACGAGGCAAGGAACGAAGCAAAGCTGACCCAGGCGCAGTTGGCCGACAAAATGGGCGTGCCACAGTCGTTCGTCAGCAAATATGAATCGGGCGAAAGACGCCTTGATCTTGTAGAGCTTCGTACTGTTTGTCTTGCTATTGATTTACCGCTGATTGCCCTTATTCGGCGATGGGAGAAGGCACTCAAATGA